GGTGTCGGACGCCCGGCGGCGCGATCGCGCCCTTGGCGACGCAGTGCGAGGACGAGACGACGAGGTCGAACCCGGAGAGGTCGAACGACTCGATGGCGGCGGCGAAGAAGGGAAGGAGATGACGGTAGCTCCGCGGCGTGGCGGCGCGCTGCAGGAACGACGGGACGATCGGCACGCTCTCGATCCGTTCCGAGACGGTGCCGGGGAAGTGAAAGAGGGTGAAGATTCGCGGATTGGGGACGAGATCGAGGATCTGCTCGAGCACGAGCTCGCCGCCGCGCATCCCCGTGAGCCAGTCGTGGACGACGGCCGTTTTCACGGCCGCACGGCTCGCGCGGACGCGCTCGACCGCTGGCGGCCTTTCAAGTCGCGGACCTCCTCCGTACCGGGGCTTGCGCCCGGAGGGCGCTGCGCTTTCGTCCCGGCGCGGAGACTTTCCGCGATCGGGCCTGCGCCGCTCGCCCTCCCTCATCCGGCGGCCGTTGGCCGCCACCTTCTCCCGCCGGGAGAAGTAGCGCTGCGGCTCGCTTCGCTCGCGGCCTCGTGTGCCCTCGACGGGTCCGGCGCCCCCGGCCCGAAGCCGGGGTTCGCGACCTCGCGGAGCTCGGATCGCGAACGGCCCCGGGGAGGGCGTGCTCGTGGCTCGCGGCAATGCCCGGCGATCCCGTTGGCAGCGTCACCGCGCCTCCAGCACGCGCCGGTAGACGGCGAGCGTGCGCGCGGCCGCGGCGGTCCAGGAGAACGAACGGGCGCGGACCAGGCCGCGCTGCGCGAGCTCGGCGCGGAGGCGCGGGTCGGCCGCGAGCTCCTCGACGGCGAGCGCGATCGAGGCGGGACTCTGCGGATCGACGAGCCGGGCGGCGTCGCCCGCGATCTCCCGGAAGACCGGGATGTCGGAAACGATCGCCGGGACGCCGCAGGCCATCGCCTCGAGGAGCGGAAGGCCGAAGCCTTCGGCGAGGGTCGGGTAGAGGAGGAACGCCGCGCCGCGGTAGAGCGCCGGCAGGTCCGCCTCGTCGACGAATCCGATCCGCCGGACGCGCGGTTCCCCGCGTTCGGCGGCGCTCGCGGGCGGAAGCGGTCCCGCGAGCACGAGCGAGAGGTCTCCCGCGCGGGCGTTCCGGAACGCCTCGAGGATGCGCGGCAGGTTCTTGTGCGGCTTCGCGCCGCCGAGATAGAGCGCGTAGGAGGGGGGAAGACCGTGCTGCCGGCGCACGCGCGCGAGATCCTCTCCGGCGACGTCCGGCCGGAATGCCGGGGCGACTCCGTGCGGGATCGACTCGAGTTTCCCGGCGTGCGCGGGGGAGAGCTCGGCGAGCTCGCGGCGGACCGCCTCGGAAGCGGTGATGACCGCGCGGCTGCGGGCCAGCGCCCGCGCGAGCATGATCCGCGCGTAGGGATACCGGAGCGGCGGCGCCCCGTCGCCCGGAAAGTCGAGATGAATGCGGTCGTGGACGGTCACCACCGCGCGCGTGCCGATCGCCGCGGGCAGCACGTAATGGAGCGCGTGGAAGAGGTCGAGCCTCGCGCCGCGGATGCGCGAACCGAACCCGACGAGCTCGCGAGCCGAGTAGCCGGGCGCGGATTCGGCGACGATGGAGAAGTTTCCCGGAAGCGAGGCAAAAAGCGGCTCGTCGCCGGGACGCGCGAAGAGCGCGAATCGGAAGCCGGCGGCCTCCGGCAGGCCGGCGAGGGCGCCGATCAGTCCCCGCGTGTACGTCCCGATCCCGAAGTCGCGCGCCTTGCGGGCGTCGATGCCGACCGCGGGCGTCATGAGGAGGCGGGTCCGGGAGCGGCGCCGCTTGCGCTCGCCTCCCGCAGCACGGCGGCCGTGCGCCCGGCCGCGTCGTCCCATCGGAAGCAGGCGGCGCGCGCGAGCCCCCGCGCGATCCGGTCGCGGCGGAGCGAGGGATCCTCGATCAGGCGCGCGAGCGACTCCGCGAGACCCGCCGCGTCCATCGCCGGGACGGAGAGCGCCGCGTCGCCGGCGACTTCGAGGAGCGCGGGCGCCGTCGAGATCACCGCCGGGACCCCGCTCGCCATCGCCTCGAGGACCGGCAGCCCGAACCCCTCCTCGTGCGAGGGATAGCAGAACGCTTCCGCCGCGCGCAGCAGCGCCGGCGCCGCGTCGGCCGGGACCCAGCCGATCCGGTGGATCTTGTCGCGGAAGGGAGATCGCGCGATGCGCGCGAGCAGCGGCTCCGATTTCCAGCCTCCGCTGCCGGCGAGCAGCAGGTCGGGCCTCTCCCGCCGCTCGCGCCACAGGCGCTCGCAGGCCGCCACGAGCGCGCCGACGTTCTTGCGCGGCTCGAGGGTCCCGAAGTAGAGGATGAACGGCCGCCCGCGCGTGTGCTCCCGGCGCACCGCCTCGCCTTCGCCCGGCGCGCCCTCGGGCGAGAACCGCGGATCGACGCCGTGCTCGATGACGACCGTTTTTCCGCGCGTCTCCGGGAATCGGCGCGCGAGATCGGCCGCCGTCGCTTTCGAGACCGCGATGATCCGCTCGGATCGCTCGAGCGTCCGCTCGATCCAGGGGAGGAAGGCGACGATCGTCTTCCGGCGGTGCCACTCGGGATGCGTCAGGGGCGTCAGGTCGTGGACCACCGGCACGTAGGGAATGTCGATCCGGGCGGGAGCGATCGTGACGGCCGACAGGAGCACGTCGCATCGTTCGGACGCCAGCGCCCGCGAGAGATGCGTCTGGACCCAGACCGTCCCGAACGGATGGCGGCCCGAACGGGACCGCACGGCGTCCCCGGGAAAGCCTTCCTTTCCGTCGATCTCCCGGGGCGCGAAGAGGGTCACCTCGACCCCCGACTCGGCGGCGAGCCCGCGCGCGATCTGCTCGGTGTACACCCCGATTCCCGTGCGCGGGGCCAAAAGCGCGCGCGCGTCGATGCCGACTTTCACGACGTGCATTGTACGGGCCGGCACGGGGGGAGCGTCGCGACTCGCCGAACCTCGTCGATTTGACAGATTCCCCGTATTTTCCTATCTTTACGAGTTCCGATGCCCGAGCCGCGTATTCTTCTGGAGGGGGCGCGAGAAAAGCCCCTCGAGTTTTCCGGCGAGACGACGCTTTCCGTCGAAGATCTCGGCGGGGACCCGCTCGTCTCGCTTTCCCCGGTCCGGATGGACGGGGTGATCACCCGCGTCGACGAGGACTACCTGCTCGAGGGGGAGCTGACCTTTTCGGGAGAGCTCGCCTGTTCGCGCTGTGTGGCTCCGTACGCCTTCGCGGAGGCCATCTCCCTGCATCTCCGGCTCCGAAAGCGGCCCGCGGCGGCCAGGCCGGAAAAGGGGCGCGCGGAGGAACCGGAGGAGGAGCGGGAGATGGACCCGGGCGAGCTCGACGTGGTTCTTTTCGACGAGCCGATCCTCCCATTTGGCGAGATCGCCCGGGAGCAGGTCCTGATGGCGATCCCGATGAAGCCGCTCTGCCGCGAGGAGTGCCGCGGCCTGTGCCCCGAATGCGGAAAGGACCGGAACGTCGCCGAATGCTCCTGCGAGTCGCGCCGGGTCGATCCGCGGCTGGAAGTCCTGAAGAGTTTGAAATAAGAGGTCAACGATGCCGAATCCGAAGCACCGCCACAGCAAGGCTCGCCGCGACAAGCGCCGCGCCCACGACTTCCTCGCCGCGCCGGCGATGTCGGAGTGCCCGAACTGCCACGAATCCAAGCTTCCGCACCGCGTGTGCCCGCATTGCGGCCACTACAAGGGCAAAGAAGTCATCGACATCAAGAACGTCTGACCCGGCCGCGCGCTCCCGATGAAGATCGCGGTCGATGCCATGGGCGGGGATCATGCTCCGGACGTGAACGTCGACGGGGCCGTCGCGGCCGCCCGGGAATTCGGGGTTTCGACGATCCTGGTCGGACAGGGGGCGAAGATCGCCCCGCTGCTCTCCGGGAAGGACACCGGGAGCGCCACGATCGAGATCGTCGAGGCGCCCGAGGTCATCGGCATGGACGAGGCGGCGGTCGCCGCCGTCCGGAAGAAGCGGTTCTCGTCGATCCGGGTCGCGGCCGGGCTCGTCCGCGAGGGGAAGGCCGACGGCCTCGTCTCGGCGGGCCACACCGGAGCGGCCATGGTCTGCGCGAAGATGGTGATCGGGACGATCGAGGGCGTCGACCGGCCCGCGCTCGCCGCCATCATCCCGACGGTCTCCGGCTTCTGCCTGCTGCTCGACGTCGGCGCGAACCCGGAGTGCAAGAACCACAATTTCCGCGAGTTCGCGGTGATGGGGCACCTCTATGCCCACCTCCTCTTCGGCATGACCGCCCCCCGGATCGGCCTGATGTCGATCGGCGAGGAGGACACGAAGGGGACCGACCGCACGAAAGAGGCGTTCAAGGTCTTGAAGGACACCGGTCTCAACTTCATCGGCAACGTCGAGGGCAACGACGTGTTCAACGGCCGCTGCGACGTGATCGTGACCGACGGGTTCACCGGCAACGTGCTGCTCAAGGCGTCCGAGTCCCTGGCGGAGATGATCCAGAAGTCGCTGCGGGAGGAGATCACGAAATCCGCGAAGGCCTCGATCGGGTTCCTGCTCTCGAAGTCGGCCTTCCGCGCGTTCAAGGCGCGGATCGATTATTCGGAATACGGCGGCGCGCCGCTTTTGGGCGTCAAGAAGTGCTGCATCATCGGCCACGGCCGCTCCTCCGCCAAGGCGATCAAGAACGCGATCCGGCTCGCCGCGGAGTTCTCGCGCAAGCGGATGTCGGAGCAGATCCAGGAGTCGATCGCGGAGCTGCATTCGCGGGAGCAGGGGCTGGCCGTCCAATAGAGGGGCGCGGCGATACCGTCGCGCCGAAGCCTCCGCGAAGGCGGATGCATCGACCCGTCCGCCTCCGCTCTGCCGAGCTACGGCGCGATCGGCGGTGAGTTCGCGTCAACCATATCGGCCGGTCGATGCCAATAGCTACGGTCGACGGGGAAAGAAGCCTCACTCGGTTCAGAACAACCCGAAAGCGCCGAGCCTGCCCAGCGTCCTCGATCGGACCCCGGCGGCCCTTCGCGGCGCGACCGAGTCTCGCGCAACCGCTGCGCGGGACGAATCGCGCCGCGGGAGCGGGAGCGTCGGCGAGGGGGTGGCGACGGGCGCGGTCGAGTCGCTCGTTCGACGAGCCACGCCGTCGTCACGCGCTCCCGGTCCCCGAGCCAGCTCCCGCGACGGTATCGCCGCGCCTGATAGATAATCGGGGGATATGTTGAGAACCAAGATGGTGGGCACGGGCTCGTGCGTCCCCGAGCGTCTGCTGACGAACGCCGACCTCGAGAAGATCGTCGAGACGTCGGACGAATGGATCACGACCCGGACCGGCATCAAGGAGCGGCACATCGTCGAGCCGGGGGAGAAGTTCTCCGACCTCGCCACGCGGGCGGCCGAGCGCGCGCTCGAGGCGGCCGGGATGGCCGCGGCCGACCTCGACATGGTGCTCGTCGGCACCGTCTCCGCCGACATGCTCTTCCCGTCGGCGGCCTGCGTCGTTCAGAACAACCTCGGGGCGTCGAAGGCGGCGGCGTCGGACCTTTCGGCGGCGTGCACCGGCTTCCTGTACGGTCTCCATCTCGCCGACGGGCTCATTCAATCGGGCAAAGCCGAGAACATCCTTCTCGTCGGCGGCGAGATCCTCTCCCGGTACGTGGACTGGACGGATCGTTCGACGTGCGTCCTCTTCGGCGACGGCGCCGGGGCGGCGGTCCTGCGCGCGACGCGCGGGGATCACGGCGTCCTCGGCTCCTCGATGAAGTCCAACGGCAACTACGGGGACTTCATCTGCATGCCGGGCGGCGGGTCGTCGCGGCCGGCCAACGACCCGAAGTCGATCGACGAGCGGCTTCCGTTCATCAAGATGAAGGGGAACGAGACATTCAAGATCGCCGTGCGCGCGATGGCCGACGTCTCGGAGGAAGTCCTCGAGGAGCAGGGCTTCACGCACGACGACATCCAGCTCTTCATCCCCCACCAGGCGAACGAGCGGATCATCGACGCGGTCGGCAAGCAGCTGAAGATCGACCCGAAGAAGGTCTACA
This window of the Thermoanaerobaculia bacterium genome carries:
- a CDS encoding glycosyltransferase family 1 protein, whose translation is MTPAVGIDARKARDFGIGTYTRGLIGALAGLPEAAGFRFALFARPGDEPLFASLPGNFSIVAESAPGYSARELVGFGSRIRGARLDLFHALHYVLPAAIGTRAVVTVHDRIHLDFPGDGAPPLRYPYARIMLARALARSRAVITASEAVRRELAELSPAHAGKLESIPHGVAPAFRPDVAGEDLARVRRQHGLPPSYALYLGGAKPHKNLPRILEAFRNARAGDLSLVLAGPLPPASAAERGEPRVRRIGFVDEADLPALYRGAAFLLYPTLAEGFGLPLLEAMACGVPAIVSDIPVFREIAGDAARLVDPQSPASIALAVEELAADPRLRAELAQRGLVRARSFSWTAAAARTLAVYRRVLEAR
- a CDS encoding glycosyltransferase family 1 protein, which encodes MKVGIDARALLAPRTGIGVYTEQIARGLAAESGVEVTLFAPREIDGKEGFPGDAVRSRSGRHPFGTVWVQTHLSRALASERCDVLLSAVTIAPARIDIPYVPVVHDLTPLTHPEWHRRKTIVAFLPWIERTLERSERIIAVSKATAADLARRFPETRGKTVVIEHGVDPRFSPEGAPGEGEAVRREHTRGRPFILYFGTLEPRKNVGALVAACERLWRERRERPDLLLAGSGGWKSEPLLARIARSPFRDKIHRIGWVPADAAPALLRAAEAFCYPSHEEGFGLPVLEAMASGVPAVISTAPALLEVAGDAALSVPAMDAAGLAESLARLIEDPSLRRDRIARGLARAACFRWDDAAGRTAAVLREASASGAAPGPASS
- a CDS encoding DUF177 domain-containing protein, whose translation is MPEPRILLEGAREKPLEFSGETTLSVEDLGGDPLVSLSPVRMDGVITRVDEDYLLEGELTFSGELACSRCVAPYAFAEAISLHLRLRKRPAAARPEKGRAEEPEEEREMDPGELDVVLFDEPILPFGEIAREQVLMAIPMKPLCREECRGLCPECGKDRNVAECSCESRRVDPRLEVLKSLK
- the rpmF gene encoding 50S ribosomal protein L32 encodes the protein MPNPKHRHSKARRDKRRAHDFLAAPAMSECPNCHESKLPHRVCPHCGHYKGKEVIDIKNV
- the plsX gene encoding phosphate acyltransferase PlsX; translated protein: MKIAVDAMGGDHAPDVNVDGAVAAAREFGVSTILVGQGAKIAPLLSGKDTGSATIEIVEAPEVIGMDEAAVAAVRKKRFSSIRVAAGLVREGKADGLVSAGHTGAAMVCAKMVIGTIEGVDRPALAAIIPTVSGFCLLLDVGANPECKNHNFREFAVMGHLYAHLLFGMTAPRIGLMSIGEEDTKGTDRTKEAFKVLKDTGLNFIGNVEGNDVFNGRCDVIVTDGFTGNVLLKASESLAEMIQKSLREEITKSAKASIGFLLSKSAFRAFKARIDYSEYGGAPLLGVKKCCIIGHGRSSAKAIKNAIRLAAEFSRKRMSEQIQESIAELHSREQGLAVQ
- a CDS encoding beta-ketoacyl-ACP synthase III, which encodes MLRTKMVGTGSCVPERLLTNADLEKIVETSDEWITTRTGIKERHIVEPGEKFSDLATRAAERALEAAGMAAADLDMVLVGTVSADMLFPSAACVVQNNLGASKAAASDLSAACTGFLYGLHLADGLIQSGKAENILLVGGEILSRYVDWTDRSTCVLFGDGAGAAVLRATRGDHGVLGSSMKSNGNYGDFICMPGGGSSRPANDPKSIDERLPFIKMKGNETFKIAVRAMADVSEEVLEEQGFTHDDIQLFIPHQANERIIDAVGKQLKIDPKKVYKNIEHYGNTSAASIPIALDECVRGGSVKSGDLVLMTAFGAGLTWGAVLMRW